In Pseudoalteromonas sp. NC201, a single window of DNA contains:
- the polA gene encoding DNA polymerase I yields the protein MSQIPQNPLILVDGSSYLFRAYHAPPHLTNSKGEATGAIYGVINMLKSLLKQYQPSHMVVVFDAKGPTFRNEMYSEYKAHRPPMPDDLRTQIEPIHEIIKAMGLPLVSISGVEADDVIGTFSKIASEQSRHVLISTGDKDMAQLVNEHVTLINTMTNTILDPKGVVDKFGIGPELIIDYLALMGDKVDNIPGVPGVGEKTALAMLRGLGSIDSLYENLDKIADLGFRGSKTMAKKLEEHQAQLKLSYELATIKLDCEVEQDLEQFKIAEMDKDRLIELYGQCEFKRWLAELLDGQSQADIVDVEAEGSAPAAAQVDTQYETILTRAQLDDWVTKLKAAQLIAFDTETTSVNYMQADLVGMSFAVAPGEAAYLPINHDYVGAPEQLSQDTVFEIMAPLLADPQIKKVGQNLKYDQSVLARAGLELQGIAFDTMLESYVFNSVGTRHDMDSLALKYLGHKTISFEDIAGKGKNQLTFNQIELEKAAPYAAEDADITLRLHQHLWPLIEKENRLKQVFTEIELPLLSVLSRIERTGVHIDGDMLAKQSIEIEKRLGELEQQAFEIAGEEFNLSSTKQLQAILFDKLELPVIKKTPKGAPSTAEEVLQELAHDYPLPKLIIEHRGLAKLKSTYTDKLPKLVNADTGRVHTSYHQAVTATGRLSSSDPNLQNIPIRNEAGRRIRQAFVADNNKQIVAADYSQIELRIMAHLSQDKGLLSAFAEGKDVHSATASEVFSVPLEEVTSDMRRKAKAVNFGLIYGMSAFGLSRQLDIPRNEAQHYMDMYFERFPGVLEYMERTREEAVDKGYVETLFGRRLYLPDINARNGARRKAAERAAINAPMQGTAADIIKKAMIKVDEWLQSCDSNDIQLLMQVHDELVFEVHSDKVAEYSEKICELMSAAAALDVPLLVEADSGDNWEQAH from the coding sequence ATGTCTCAGATCCCTCAAAATCCGTTGATCTTGGTTGATGGTTCTTCCTATTTATTTCGTGCTTATCATGCGCCACCACATTTAACAAATTCAAAAGGTGAAGCAACTGGTGCGATCTACGGTGTGATCAATATGCTTAAGAGTTTGCTTAAGCAATATCAACCAAGTCATATGGTAGTAGTCTTTGACGCTAAAGGGCCAACTTTCCGCAACGAAATGTATAGCGAGTATAAAGCGCATCGTCCGCCTATGCCGGATGATCTGAGAACGCAAATCGAGCCGATCCACGAAATAATTAAAGCAATGGGCCTGCCACTGGTAAGTATAAGTGGTGTCGAGGCCGATGACGTGATTGGTACATTCTCTAAAATAGCGTCAGAGCAAAGTCGCCATGTGCTAATCAGCACTGGTGATAAGGATATGGCGCAATTGGTTAATGAACATGTCACGTTGATCAACACAATGACGAATACGATCTTAGACCCGAAAGGGGTAGTGGATAAGTTTGGTATTGGTCCTGAGTTGATCATCGACTATCTCGCGTTAATGGGAGATAAGGTCGATAATATTCCGGGCGTACCTGGCGTTGGTGAAAAAACGGCATTGGCGATGCTGCGGGGATTAGGCTCTATTGATTCGCTTTACGAAAACTTAGACAAAATTGCTGATTTAGGTTTTCGTGGCTCAAAAACCATGGCGAAAAAACTAGAGGAACACCAAGCGCAGCTAAAACTGTCGTATGAATTAGCCACCATTAAGCTGGATTGTGAAGTAGAGCAAGACTTAGAGCAATTTAAGATAGCTGAGATGGATAAAGATCGCTTAATCGAGCTATATGGTCAGTGTGAATTTAAGCGTTGGTTAGCTGAATTGCTGGATGGTCAGTCACAAGCTGATATCGTTGATGTGGAGGCTGAAGGGTCGGCGCCTGCGGCGGCGCAGGTCGACACCCAGTACGAGACCATTTTGACAAGAGCACAGCTTGATGACTGGGTAACTAAGTTAAAAGCAGCCCAGCTCATCGCTTTTGATACTGAAACCACCAGCGTTAACTATATGCAGGCGGATCTAGTTGGAATGAGCTTTGCGGTTGCACCGGGCGAAGCGGCTTACTTACCAATCAATCACGATTATGTGGGAGCTCCTGAGCAGCTTTCTCAAGACACAGTGTTTGAGATCATGGCACCACTACTTGCAGATCCTCAGATCAAAAAAGTGGGTCAAAATTTAAAATATGATCAAAGTGTGCTTGCTCGTGCAGGGCTTGAACTGCAGGGGATCGCTTTTGATACCATGTTGGAGTCTTACGTATTTAACAGCGTAGGAACTCGCCACGATATGGACTCCTTGGCGCTAAAATATTTAGGCCATAAAACCATTAGCTTTGAAGACATCGCAGGCAAAGGTAAAAACCAACTGACCTTTAACCAAATTGAGCTAGAAAAGGCGGCACCTTATGCAGCGGAAGATGCAGACATTACGCTGAGATTGCATCAACACCTCTGGCCGTTAATAGAGAAAGAAAATCGCCTTAAGCAGGTATTTACAGAGATTGAATTACCGCTGCTGAGCGTACTTTCTCGCATTGAACGCACTGGTGTGCATATCGATGGCGATATGCTAGCGAAGCAAAGTATCGAGATTGAAAAGCGCTTAGGTGAGCTTGAACAACAAGCTTTTGAAATTGCAGGTGAGGAGTTCAACCTGAGTTCAACAAAGCAACTACAAGCGATATTGTTCGACAAACTTGAGCTACCAGTGATTAAGAAAACGCCAAAAGGCGCGCCTTCAACGGCCGAAGAAGTGCTACAAGAGTTGGCGCATGATTATCCTCTGCCAAAACTTATTATTGAGCACCGTGGCTTAGCTAAGCTGAAATCAACCTATACCGACAAATTACCAAAATTGGTTAATGCGGATACCGGTCGTGTGCACACTTCTTATCATCAAGCCGTTACCGCAACGGGCCGTCTAAGCTCAAGCGATCCTAACTTGCAAAATATTCCGATCCGTAATGAAGCGGGACGTCGTATTCGTCAGGCATTTGTTGCCGACAATAATAAACAAATCGTCGCGGCGGATTACAGCCAAATCGAGCTTAGGATCATGGCACATTTGTCACAAGACAAAGGGTTGTTGAGTGCCTTTGCTGAAGGTAAAGATGTACACAGCGCAACAGCGTCTGAAGTGTTTTCCGTGCCGCTTGAGGAAGTGACTTCTGATATGCGCCGCAAAGCCAAAGCGGTTAACTTTGGTCTGATCTATGGCATGAGTGCCTTTGGTCTGTCACGTCAGTTAGATATTCCAAGAAATGAAGCGCAACACTATATGGATATGTACTTTGAACGCTTCCCTGGTGTATTAGAGTATATGGAGCGTACGCGTGAAGAGGCTGTTGATAAAGGGTATGTAGAAACTCTATTCGGTCGCCGCTTGTATCTACCGGATATCAATGCGCGTAATGGCGCTCGCAGAAAAGCAGCAGAACGTGCAGCCATCAACGCACCGATGCAAGGCACTGCGGCGGACATCATCAAAAAAGCGATGATTAAAGTGGATGAATGGCTACAAAGCTGTGATAGCAATGATATCCAGTTGCTCATGCAAGTGCACGATGAATTGGTGTTTGAAGTACACAGCGATAAAGTTGCTGAATACAGTGAAAAGATCTGTGAGTTGATGAGCGCTGCGGCAGCACTTGATGTACCGTTACTAGTTGAAGCCGACAGTGGTGACAACTGGGAACAAGCACACTAG
- a CDS encoding YceI family protein, translated as MLKYLLLGSALISSQAFAAWQFNQQQSDVSFVSVKQTSVAEVHHFKTIDSTLSAKGELEVNIDLASVETMIPIRNERMQKMLFNVAQHPKAKVNADVSEVLAKLKAGTQKINDVTATLTLHGQIQKISLDLLITKSANGLVVTPVNAFILDSKQFGLDKGIEALREIAGLKTIATSVPVSFNLVFDEQN; from the coding sequence ATGCTAAAGTACCTTCTTTTAGGTAGTGCACTTATTTCTTCTCAGGCGTTCGCAGCTTGGCAATTTAATCAACAACAAAGCGATGTTAGTTTTGTGTCTGTGAAACAGACTAGCGTTGCAGAAGTACATCATTTTAAAACGATAGATAGTACATTATCTGCTAAAGGCGAGCTTGAGGTTAATATTGACTTGGCAAGCGTTGAAACGATGATCCCGATCCGTAATGAACGCATGCAAAAGATGCTGTTCAATGTAGCGCAACACCCAAAGGCGAAAGTTAACGCTGATGTTTCTGAAGTGCTTGCTAAACTTAAAGCTGGTACACAAAAAATCAATGATGTAACAGCAACATTGACACTGCATGGTCAGATCCAAAAGATCAGCCTAGACTTATTGATAACGAAAAGTGCTAATGGCTTGGTGGTTACACCGGTAAATGCATTTATTCTCGATTCTAAGCAGTTTGGGTTAGATAAAGGAATTGAAGCGCTACGAGAAATTGCGGGTCTGAAGACTATCGCGACTAGTGTGCCTGTTAGCTTCAACTTGGTTTTTGATGAACAAAATTGA
- a CDS encoding DUF1285 domain-containing protein encodes MNKIDSLVKQYVTTHAPTENWSAPSCGFSDIKIAADGRWFHQGREIKRQSLVALFASVLTFDGQQYWLKTPAESCEIEVLAHPFIIEQWRYCDEASALELSPCIIAIDNLGREWPICDVFPLALEHVNGGDIPFLTLNYGLTARISRNVYYQWAELLEEDEKGLYLMSAKTRFYLS; translated from the coding sequence ATGAACAAAATTGATTCGTTAGTCAAACAGTATGTTACGACTCATGCGCCGACCGAAAATTGGTCGGCGCCGTCGTGCGGTTTTTCTGACATAAAAATTGCTGCGGATGGTCGTTGGTTTCATCAAGGGCGTGAAATTAAACGGCAATCACTTGTTGCCTTGTTTGCTAGTGTTTTAACCTTTGATGGTCAACAGTATTGGTTAAAAACACCAGCAGAAAGTTGTGAGATTGAGGTGCTTGCTCATCCTTTTATTATCGAGCAATGGCGTTATTGTGATGAAGCATCGGCTTTGGAGTTATCACCTTGTATTATCGCGATAGATAATTTAGGCCGTGAGTGGCCCATTTGTGATGTGTTTCCACTAGCCCTTGAGCATGTTAATGGAGGAGATATTCCATTTCTCACACTCAATTATGGTTTAACCGCTAGAATTTCACGAAATGTCTATTATCAGTGGGCTGAATTGCTCGAGGAAGATGAAAAAGGTCTTTATCTGATGTCGGCAAAGACGCGCTTTTATCTTAGCTAA
- the yihA gene encoding ribosome biogenesis GTP-binding protein YihA/YsxC, with the protein MLKSRVKYNQAQFITSAPDISKLPPDTGIEVAFAGRSNAGKSSALNTLTDQKLARTSKTPGRTQLINTFSLGEDQRLIDLPGYGFAKVPLEMKKKWQKALGEYLQRRKCLKGIVVLMDIRHPLKDLDMDLINWATGSNIPVLALLTKADKLKQGKRKAEVLQVRRALAEIDGDITVHAFSSLKGIGLNELAWKLDDWYLGPFVKEAQEEASE; encoded by the coding sequence GTGCTAAAATCTCGCGTTAAATACAATCAGGCACAATTTATCACAAGTGCCCCAGATATCAGTAAACTGCCACCAGACACTGGAATTGAAGTTGCTTTTGCGGGTCGTTCTAACGCTGGTAAGTCGAGCGCGCTCAATACGCTTACAGACCAAAAGCTGGCACGCACCAGTAAAACACCTGGCCGGACTCAGCTTATTAATACTTTTTCTCTAGGTGAAGATCAGCGTTTGATTGATTTACCTGGCTATGGCTTTGCGAAAGTCCCATTAGAGATGAAAAAGAAATGGCAAAAAGCATTAGGTGAATATTTACAACGCCGCAAATGTCTTAAAGGGATTGTGGTATTAATGGATATTCGTCACCCTCTTAAAGACCTCGATATGGATCTCATCAACTGGGCGACTGGCAGCAATATACCGGTATTAGCGTTGTTGACCAAAGCCGATAAGCTAAAACAAGGTAAGCGCAAAGCAGAAGTACTACAAGTACGTCGAGCGCTAGCTGAAATAGACGGTGATATCACCGTTCACGCGTTTTCTTCTTTGAAAGGTATCGGATTGAACGAATTGGCGTGGAAACTGGATGATTGGTACTTAGGTCCGTTTGTGAAAGAAGCTCAAGAAGAAGCGAGCGAATAA
- a CDS encoding c-type cytochrome, which yields MKKIALTLTMLLGTLSASNASAFDGDAEAGKAKSATCAACHGPDGNAPVTMYPKIAGQHADYIYKQLQEFKLGMTSGGKEGRMDPVMSGMAMPLSDQDMKDLAVYFSSLPMSAGSTPEDVVALGQKLYKAGDAERGIPACAACHGPRGNGTSLAKFPKVSFQHPEYIKSQLEKFRDGTRNNDMNGMMRDIAKKLTDKDIEVLSKYLGGLH from the coding sequence ATGAAAAAAATAGCATTAACTTTAACAATGTTGCTTGGTACGTTGTCAGCAAGCAACGCATCGGCATTCGATGGTGACGCGGAAGCAGGTAAAGCAAAGTCTGCAACGTGTGCAGCATGTCACGGTCCAGATGGCAATGCCCCTGTGACTATGTATCCTAAAATCGCAGGTCAGCATGCAGATTATATCTATAAGCAGCTACAAGAGTTTAAGCTAGGTATGACGTCTGGTGGTAAAGAAGGGCGTATGGATCCTGTGATGAGTGGTATGGCTATGCCGCTGTCAGATCAAGATATGAAAGATTTAGCTGTATATTTCTCTTCTTTACCTATGTCTGCGGGTTCAACGCCTGAAGATGTTGTTGCTTTAGGTCAAAAGCTATACAAAGCGGGTGATGCTGAGCGTGGTATTCCAGCTTGTGCTGCGTGTCACGGTCCTCGTGGTAATGGTACTTCTTTAGCTAAGTTCCCGAAAGTGTCATTCCAGCACCCTGAGTACATCAAATCACAGCTTGAGAAGTTCCGTGATGGCACTCGCAACAATGACATGAATGGTATGATGCGTGATATCGCGAAGAAGCTTACGGATAAAGACATCGAAGTATTATCTAAGTACTTAGGTGGTCTACACTAA
- a CDS encoding class I SAM-dependent methyltransferase yields MQDSTLFSCGLCQGNQLEAYHQDKYRLYWQCQTCQLVMVDPKSRLTPAQEKAIYDSHENDLADEGYRRFLARVADPLLARLVIPSQGLDFGCGPGPLLAKMLEEAGHQVALFDLYYANDASVLTRQYDFIVSTEVVEHLAEPAKVLTQLLACLKVGKPLALMTKLVIDKARFANWHYKNDLTHISFFSRESFAYFAAQQDCELEFIGNDVIILTKRS; encoded by the coding sequence TTGCAAGATTCAACTCTATTCAGTTGTGGCCTGTGCCAAGGTAATCAGCTTGAAGCCTACCATCAAGACAAGTATCGACTGTACTGGCAATGTCAAACCTGCCAGTTGGTGATGGTTGATCCCAAGTCGAGATTAACACCAGCTCAAGAAAAGGCCATTTATGATAGCCATGAAAACGATCTGGCTGATGAAGGCTATCGTCGCTTTCTAGCACGAGTGGCGGATCCACTGTTGGCACGTTTGGTGATACCAAGCCAAGGCTTAGATTTTGGCTGTGGGCCAGGACCGCTGCTTGCGAAAATGCTTGAAGAAGCTGGGCATCAAGTTGCTTTGTTTGACCTGTACTATGCTAATGATGCCAGTGTACTGACTCGTCAGTACGACTTTATCGTCAGTACAGAAGTGGTGGAACATTTAGCAGAACCTGCAAAAGTATTAACGCAATTGTTAGCATGCTTAAAAGTGGGAAAGCCGCTAGCCTTGATGACCAAGCTCGTCATTGATAAAGCACGCTTTGCGAATTGGCACTATAAAAATGACCTGACGCATATTTCATTTTTTAGTCGGGAAAGCTTTGCGTATTTTGCCGCGCAGCAGGATTGTGAATTAGAATTTATTGGGAATGATGTCATCATTCTCACCAAGCGTAGTTAA
- the yihI gene encoding Der GTPase-activating protein YihI: MTRKKKTRKVAANGTPRLSKEKLQALRALKEQRSKKTKGKKPGSRNAPEILVKEQSNTTTNKDPRVGSKKPISLVAEPQPTKSNTQPEMKRHLQPQVKLTTAVETLTPEQELEQLENDERLMALLERHERGELLTGKDAKYFNRGIARHQELCEILGIDDEFEEGDMLEDDPMDQFMSNDLANEWLDDDFEEDDK, from the coding sequence ATGACCAGAAAGAAAAAGACACGTAAAGTTGCAGCCAATGGAACACCAAGGCTGAGTAAAGAAAAGCTACAAGCGTTACGTGCACTCAAAGAGCAGCGTAGCAAAAAAACCAAAGGTAAAAAGCCGGGTTCTAGAAATGCACCAGAGATCCTAGTGAAAGAGCAATCAAACACGACGACCAATAAAGATCCGCGTGTTGGTAGCAAAAAGCCCATTTCTTTGGTTGCAGAGCCACAACCGACTAAGTCGAATACACAACCAGAGATGAAGCGTCATCTACAGCCGCAAGTTAAGTTAACTACAGCGGTTGAGACGTTAACTCCAGAGCAAGAACTTGAGCAGTTAGAAAATGATGAACGCTTGATGGCGCTACTTGAACGCCATGAGCGCGGTGAACTGCTAACAGGTAAAGATGCGAAATACTTCAATCGCGGCATTGCACGTCATCAGGAGCTATGTGAGATCTTAGGAATTGATGATGAGTTTGAAGAAGGCGATATGCTAGAAGATGATCCAATGGATCAGTTTATGAGTAATGATCTAGCAAATGAATGGTTAGACGACGACTTTGAGGAAGATGATAAGTAA
- a CDS encoding DUF2489 domain-containing protein: protein MNTAWIIAIIIGALIIAGLAFYAGKLLWQLKVQKEQIAKHREQKAAELEKSRQQRNGKIADSVNLIARAMKEKQCEYSEGCLRVWVLISQYSFDEEVDLQQSYPGVYQMYDEVKEMPTHDARKKYSKKEIFKMDSQRWRAEERLEAEILQDCEKLIARFKAAAGSENVVFQ, encoded by the coding sequence ATGAATACTGCATGGATCATCGCAATCATTATTGGCGCCCTGATTATTGCTGGACTGGCGTTTTACGCGGGTAAATTACTATGGCAGCTGAAGGTACAAAAAGAGCAGATTGCCAAACATCGCGAGCAAAAGGCTGCTGAGCTTGAAAAGTCACGGCAGCAGCGCAATGGAAAAATTGCGGATAGCGTTAACTTGATCGCGCGTGCGATGAAGGAAAAACAATGTGAATATTCTGAAGGGTGTTTACGAGTTTGGGTACTCATCTCGCAATATAGCTTTGACGAGGAAGTTGACTTACAACAGAGTTATCCTGGTGTTTATCAGATGTATGATGAAGTCAAAGAAATGCCAACTCATGACGCGCGTAAGAAGTATTCTAAAAAAGAGATTTTCAAAATGGATAGCCAGCGTTGGCGTGCTGAAGAGCGCCTAGAAGCGGAGATCTTACAGGACTGTGAAAAGCTGATAGCGCGCTTTAAAGCGGCTGCTGGCAGTGAAAATGTTGTGTTTCAGTAA
- a CDS encoding 4'-phosphopantetheinyl transferase family protein, giving the protein MQSTQSHLFTPYLSHHFHCVQFDPDSFNAHSFEQQNILLPASLDKAVAKRRAEFLAGRICAKTCLAHFGQGDFTLLNGSDRAPIWPANIVASITHTRGIAAAIATDDIAVKGLGIDIERDMKPKQEVELQRQILHPEEAEIFTLFGEQVHCPLTVIFSAKESIFKALYSTVQKFFGFDTVKLTQFDDKKLIFTLMETLHKNLSKGQQVEVYYQCKDALVLTECEYIAQ; this is encoded by the coding sequence TTGCAAAGCACTCAGAGTCACCTATTTACCCCCTATCTCTCACACCATTTTCATTGCGTTCAGTTTGACCCTGACAGCTTTAACGCGCATTCCTTTGAACAGCAAAATATACTCCTGCCCGCTTCACTTGATAAAGCGGTAGCGAAAAGGCGAGCCGAGTTTTTAGCGGGACGAATATGTGCCAAGACTTGCCTAGCGCATTTTGGACAAGGTGACTTTACACTGCTTAACGGCTCTGATCGGGCGCCTATCTGGCCTGCTAATATTGTTGCCAGTATCACGCATACTCGAGGGATCGCGGCTGCAATTGCTACAGATGATATCGCCGTGAAAGGCTTAGGCATTGATATCGAAAGAGATATGAAACCGAAGCAAGAAGTCGAACTACAACGACAAATTCTACATCCTGAAGAAGCTGAAATTTTTACACTATTCGGCGAGCAAGTGCACTGCCCGTTGACTGTTATTTTCTCGGCCAAAGAGAGCATATTTAAGGCACTTTATAGCACGGTGCAAAAGTTCTTTGGTTTTGATACTGTCAAGCTGACTCAGTTTGATGACAAGAAACTTATTTTCACTTTGATGGAAACACTACACAAGAATTTAAGCAAAGGACAACAAGTGGAAGTATATTACCAATGCAAAGACGCCTTAGTGCTGACCGAGTGTGAATACATCGCACAGTAA
- a CDS encoding NADPH-dependent FMN reductase: MTTAKIIALAGSLRKDSYNQLLIQAAANFALESGAEVEVIKLQDLDIPMFDEDLEAQGTPKGAQLLKDKLRDADGILLASPEYNGSFTAVLKNAIDWASRTEQGAVPAFRNKVVALYAASPGGLGGLRGLNHVRDVLSGIGSLVLADQLAVPSAFNVFDDQGKIKDPELAEKVSSLALQLVSVASKLK, from the coding sequence ATGACTACAGCAAAAATTATCGCACTCGCAGGCAGTTTAAGAAAAGACAGCTACAACCAATTACTCATCCAAGCCGCGGCAAACTTTGCACTAGAAAGTGGCGCAGAAGTAGAAGTGATCAAGTTACAAGATTTAGATATTCCAATGTTCGATGAAGATCTTGAAGCGCAAGGCACACCAAAAGGTGCTCAACTTTTAAAAGACAAGCTGCGCGATGCCGATGGTATTCTATTAGCAAGCCCAGAATACAATGGTTCTTTCACTGCGGTGCTCAAGAACGCAATAGACTGGGCCTCTAGAACAGAACAAGGTGCAGTGCCAGCATTTAGAAACAAAGTAGTGGCACTCTATGCGGCCTCACCAGGCGGCTTAGGTGGATTACGCGGTCTAAACCATGTCCGCGATGTGTTATCTGGCATTGGCAGTTTAGTACTCGCAGACCAATTGGCTGTACCTAGCGCATTTAATGTATTTGATGACCAAGGTAAAATTAAAGACCCAGAGCTTGCTGAAAAAGTATCAAGCCTCGCGCTGCAACTGGTGTCAGTTGCAAGTAAGTTAAAATAA
- a CDS encoding LysR family transcriptional regulator: protein MDKFTDWQDLKVAYTVAKLGTLSAAAEHLEIHHSTVLRRINSLEEALGTRLFHRHARGYQVTQAGEKLLATASQIDERLMELSTSIVASDSQLRGKLLVTTVSGFMDMLSEPCLTFQQLHPQVQLEVILDQKRLRLDHGQAHVAVRAGPKPDEPDYIVQHLNTLEAGLYASSSYIKRMGIPKTLEALQTHYFVSGVAGFNARVPYFAWVDEHIPETQVTLRVSETSDASRAIVNGLGIGGLQHDVAKRYPDLQPVLHDELKWLSQVWLVTHVLVHRTAKVQALCDVLKRHFANLS from the coding sequence ATGGATAAATTCACAGATTGGCAGGATCTTAAGGTCGCTTATACGGTTGCCAAGCTTGGTACCTTATCAGCGGCGGCAGAGCATTTAGAGATCCACCACAGCACGGTACTGAGGCGAATAAATAGCTTAGAAGAAGCACTGGGAACGCGGTTATTTCACCGTCATGCCCGAGGTTATCAGGTAACACAGGCAGGAGAAAAGTTACTTGCGACGGCGAGTCAAATAGACGAGCGCTTGATGGAGTTGAGTACTTCTATTGTTGCTTCGGACAGCCAGCTTAGAGGTAAGCTTTTGGTGACAACGGTCAGTGGTTTTATGGATATGCTGTCGGAGCCTTGTTTGACTTTTCAGCAATTACACCCACAGGTACAACTTGAAGTCATTCTCGACCAAAAGCGTTTACGCTTAGATCATGGACAGGCGCATGTTGCGGTGAGGGCAGGACCAAAGCCCGATGAGCCCGACTACATAGTGCAGCATCTAAATACTTTAGAAGCAGGCTTGTATGCGTCTTCAAGCTATATCAAGCGTATGGGGATCCCCAAAACACTTGAAGCGTTACAGACGCATTACTTTGTCTCTGGTGTGGCCGGGTTTAATGCAAGAGTGCCATATTTCGCTTGGGTAGATGAACATATCCCTGAGACACAAGTGACACTTAGGGTATCTGAAACGTCAGACGCGTCGCGTGCCATTGTTAACGGTTTAGGTATTGGTGGGCTACAGCATGATGTGGCAAAACGTTATCCAGATTTACAGCCGGTGTTGCATGATGAGTTAAAATGGTTAAGCCAAGTTTGGCTAGTTACCCATGTACTGGTTCACCGAACTGCCAAAGTACAGGCATTGTGTGACGTGTTAAAGCGCCATTTTGCTAATTTGAGTTGA
- a CDS encoding S41 family peptidase — MQRITLVFASTAMSLLLAACGGGGSDSLGTDNPGSNTGQTEPPTWTFNQFPASSQLINYCASPRTGTDKYNNDQPYPDKVGTAMHEKMWLRSFTNETYLWYDEVLDNDPTQFDTVIDYFEQLKTNQTTASGNAKDQFHFYESYESFQKEAQSGVATGYGIRWAAISTSPPRNFTVAAVEPNSPAANAGIVRGDKILSIDGVDFISSDNTAALNAGLSPEQSEPHNFVFEDKSGNEKSVTLTSVDIETSPVQNAKVISYGGKQVGYVQFNQFIPTAQEGLIEAFNLFKTRQIDDLVLDMRYNGGGRVIMAAQLGYMVAGNSSLNKTFTYSTLNDKRTAEEERTAFESRAINWAENKFTTTSLPTVTLPRVYILSTRGTASASENVINGLRGIDVEVFLIGGTTRGKPYGFVPAQNCGTVYYTIQFGSENAKGFDAYADGFTPSGASSSGEIGLSAQVPGCIVADDFSAPLGSQEEDLFAAALTHIDTGRCPNVAQFAPTALPQYQNKEHAVTLPVYPQRENAILMKPKDPQ; from the coding sequence ATGCAACGTATTACTCTAGTTTTCGCATCAACAGCAATGAGCTTGTTATTAGCCGCTTGTGGTGGCGGTGGCAGCGATTCATTAGGCACCGATAACCCAGGTAGTAACACTGGACAAACCGAGCCGCCCACTTGGACGTTTAATCAATTTCCTGCGTCAAGTCAGTTAATTAACTATTGCGCCTCCCCAAGAACGGGTACAGACAAATATAACAACGACCAACCTTATCCCGATAAGGTTGGTACGGCGATGCATGAAAAAATGTGGCTCCGCTCTTTTACCAACGAAACCTACCTTTGGTACGACGAAGTACTAGATAACGACCCAACACAATTCGATACTGTTATTGATTACTTCGAGCAATTAAAGACAAACCAAACGACGGCGTCGGGCAATGCCAAAGATCAATTTCATTTCTACGAATCTTATGAAAGCTTCCAAAAAGAAGCGCAATCGGGTGTTGCAACCGGTTATGGCATTCGTTGGGCGGCCATATCCACATCACCACCACGTAACTTTACTGTCGCCGCAGTAGAGCCTAATTCACCAGCCGCGAATGCAGGGATCGTACGTGGAGATAAGATCCTCTCGATAGATGGCGTCGACTTTATTTCAAGTGATAATACCGCTGCGCTGAATGCAGGCCTGTCACCAGAGCAAAGCGAGCCACATAACTTTGTATTTGAAGATAAATCAGGCAACGAAAAATCCGTCACCCTGACTTCAGTCGATATTGAAACCTCACCGGTGCAAAACGCTAAAGTCATTAGCTATGGCGGCAAGCAGGTTGGGTATGTGCAGTTCAATCAATTTATTCCAACAGCCCAAGAAGGATTAATTGAAGCATTTAATCTATTTAAAACACGGCAAATAGACGACCTGGTACTCGACATGCGTTACAACGGTGGTGGTCGCGTCATTATGGCAGCGCAACTAGGCTATATGGTTGCGGGCAACAGCAGCCTAAACAAAACCTTCACTTATAGCACCTTAAATGACAAGCGTACTGCTGAAGAAGAGCGCACCGCTTTTGAGTCTAGAGCAATTAACTGGGCTGAAAACAAGTTTACAACCACCTCTTTACCCACCGTAACTTTACCTAGAGTTTATATCCTCTCGACACGAGGCACGGCCTCTGCCAGTGAAAATGTAATTAATGGCCTGCGCGGCATTGATGTTGAAGTCTTTTTGATCGGTGGTACCACTCGAGGTAAGCCCTATGGCTTTGTGCCCGCGCAAAACTGCGGCACGGTTTACTATACCATTCAGTTTGGTTCGGAAAATGCGAAGGGCTTTGATGCTTATGCCGATGGCTTTACCCCTTCAGGAGCGTCAAGCAGTGGTGAAATTGGCCTAAGCGCACAAGTGCCAGGCTGTATTGTCGCAGATGACTTCTCTGCACCGCTAGGCAGTCAAGAGGAAGATCTTTTCGCCGCAGCACTGACACATATAGATACCGGTCGTTGCCCAAATGTAGCGCAATTTGCGCCTACTGCTCTGCCACAGTATCAAAATAAGGAGCATGCGGTTACGCTTCCAGTCTATCCACAGCGGGAAAATGCAATTTTAATGAAGCCTAAGGATCCGCAATAA